The Candidatus Zixiibacteriota bacterium DNA window GACCAGGTAGAGTTCGTTTTCCTCGGCATGAATGAAGCTGACACCGTCACTCAAATCGACCGAGGTGACGATTTCGGGCTGAACCGGATCAGAGAGACTGTAGACCAAAAGACCATAGCTCCTGATAATATATGCCAGGCTGTCGCGGATATAAATATCGTTGTAACCGAAAGATGTGTCCAGGCGTCCCACCGAATCCGGGTTTTCCGGATCGGAGACATCGACTATCGCGATCCCATCTCCCGACTGTGCCAGGTAAATGTAATCATCGTACTTCGCAATTTTTCGACTACTTACACCAAAGTAGAGACAACTGACGCTGTCAATCGCCGAGGGATCGCTGATATCGAATACCATCAGGCCATTGTAATCGACGCTATAGAGGTAGTCGCCGTCTATACAAAAATCCAGCATCCCCGACCAGTTGAGACTCGCTAGATACGTCAGACCGGTATCCGCTCGTTCGAACAGGAGATCATCCTGATTCTCAAGCACAAGATCATCCATCTGCTTCATTTCCATATATTTTTTATGCAGATCGTAAGCAACCGGATCAGAACTTGATTCAACAGAAAAATCTGATGCAAAAAGTGAAACGCCTGATACCAAAAACAAGAATGTGATTAGAAATAAGGTAACCCGATTCATAAGAAACCTCCCTGCAGGATGTAATCCCCGTATGACTTCAAGAATCCCTTTCAGTCCACGCATTGGGATAGAATGAGTTAATGATGTGGTTTTGACTCGCCCGTTACAGGTTAGTGCTTATTATATAATGCTTCCGCAGAACTGAACTGTCAAGAAAATTGATTTGATTTACCTTCTGTTTCTCAATCTCAAGTGCCTCATAACAGGGTTTTGTAAGTACTTACCTACTGCGTCCTGTGTGTCTGCACAGGCTTTAAATCGAATTGACTTATCTCTCCCATGTGGTATCTTCCGATCTTATGACGAACAGTGAGCTCAGACGGCATATCTTCAGGCTGGCATGGCCGATTGTAATCTCAATGGTCCTGATTCGCGGAGTCGGCATCGCGGATGTCATAATCATCGGTCAAACCGGCAAGAATCCTCTGGCGGCGATTGGGCTCGGACAGCAGATCACATTTCTTGGGATGGCGCTGGCTTATGCCCTTTCGGTCGGTGTCAATGTCCTGGTGTCATATTATACAGGCGCAAATAAACCTAAGCGGCGCACCAGGGTGATTAATACCTCGGTCTGGCTGGCTGTCGCGGTCGGTGTAGTGATGCTTGTTCTGGGCAATTTGCTTTCTCGGCCGGTGGCACGTTTTATGGGCGCGGAGGCCGAAGTTCTCGAGCTGGCCTGGGATTACCTTAAGCTGATCTGGACTTTCTATACATTCAGAGTATTCGTGTACACCCTCACCATGATCTTTCAGGGCACGGGCGATTCACGCACACCGATGTATGTCGTCACTGTGACCAATCTCGTCCACATAGTCCTTGCGTATGTTTTAGTCTATGGTAAACTCGGCCTGCCGGAGATGAGTGTGGAGGGTGCCGGATATGCGACCGTGGTGTCAGACCTGATGGGATGCCTGATGCTGTTCTTTATCGCCATGCGGCGGGGTCTGATTCGCTTTTCAGCCGGCTGGATGCGCAAAAAAGACCTGCTTCGATTGTTTAAACTCGGACTTCCGGTAGCCGGTGAAAGGGCCCTGGTGTCTTCCGGAATTGCACTTTACCAGGCGATCG harbors:
- a CDS encoding MATE family efflux transporter — translated: MTNSELRRHIFRLAWPIVISMVLIRGVGIADVIIIGQTGKNPLAAIGLGQQITFLGMALAYALSVGVNVLVSYYTGANKPKRRTRVINTSVWLAVAVGVVMLVLGNLLSRPVARFMGAEAEVLELAWDYLKLIWTFYTFRVFVYTLTMIFQGTGDSRTPMYVVTVTNLVHIVLAYVLVYGKLGLPEMSVEGAGYATVVSDLMGCLMLFFIAMRRGLIRFSAGWMRKKDLLRLFKLGLPVAGERALVSSGIALYQAIVLHYSVAAYAATQIVINIEAFSFLPGIAFMQTAQIMVGQNLGARKMDQAVRSGYQALWIPGIFMTLLGVSFLLIPSIWVHMFTSDPEVVPLGIIVCQMAAFMQTPLALTMVFGGGLRGAGETRWVMYITFIGAWGVRLSVALLAAYVFKTGIFWVWFAMFADWAARAVLMFWRYRKGGWKLVEEDDDDDDETEIKPVSGGYNVKK